The proteins below are encoded in one region of Juglans microcarpa x Juglans regia isolate MS1-56 chromosome 4D, Jm3101_v1.0, whole genome shotgun sequence:
- the LOC121260787 gene encoding APO protein 3, mitochondrial-like has product MLPMRVRNAVNLLNIFTEISTESFIDVGKHFPAFYTTGSTCSELPIKRKKSERKPLVTSVNDLKREARLRRKERQKVQEVILQPPKNGLLVKGLVPVARQVYSARAKLHVCVSRVVKNIAIYTCSLCGEVHVGHPPHRIRTCNVAGSPTNKEHTWEKGGIGHVLPVVESFHLYDRIGRAVSHNERLEVDRIPALLELCVQAGVDIPEYPTRRRACPIYSLAGRVIDFERRFPKEDSPGKDINTYGFWDKKRNLNNDDKFMDLHSDDIQAISVQGMEEWEKMRSGASKLMEKYAVQTCGYCSEVQVGPKGHRVRNCQAFKHQMRDGQHAWQEATVDDLIPPVYVWHVRDGQRGELLVNGLKRYYGMLPAVVELFAQAGAYVGDHYAGVMREDVAVPDLDEEKLVV; this is encoded by the exons ATGTTGCCTATGCGAGTTAGAAATGCGGTAAACTTGCTTAACATATTTACGGAAATATCTACTGAAAGCTTTATTGATGTTGGCAAGCATTTCCCTGCTTTTTATACGACTGGTTCAACTTGCTCGGAGCTGCCAATAAAACGTAAGAAGTCTGAGAGGAAGCCATTGGTGACGAGTGTTAATGACCTCAAGCGTGAAGCTAGGTTGAGGAGGAAAGAGAGGCAGAAGGTGCAAGAGGTTATTCTACAACCTCCCAAAAATGGGCTTTTGGTCAAGGGATTAGTTCCAGTTGCTCGTCAAGTGTATAGTGCCAGAGCCAAGCTTCATGTTTGTGTCTCAAGGGTTGTCAAGAACATTGCTATATATACTTGCAG CTTGTGTGGAGAAGTTCATGTTGGTCATCCACCACACAGAATTAGGACATGCAATGTCGCAGGGAGCCCAACAAACAAAGAGCACACATGGGAAAAGGGGGGCATTGGGCATGTTTTGCCCGTGGTAGAATCATTTCATCTATATGACCGGATTGGTAGAGCTGTTTCACATAATGAGCGTCTTGAAGTGGACCGCATTCCTGCACTTCTAGAACTGTGTGTTCAAGCAGGTGTTGACATTCCTGAGTACCCTACTAGGAGAAGGGCATGCCCTATTTACAGTCTTGCTGGTAGAGTGATAGATTTTGAGCGGAGGTTTCCCAAAGAGGATTCACCTGGCAAAGATATTAACACATATGGGTTTTGGGATAAGAAAAGGAACTTGAATAACGATGACAAATTTATGGACTTGCATTCTGATGACATACAAG CTATATCTGTTCAGGGCATGGAAGAATGGGAAAAAATGCGATCAGGAGCATCGAAACTTATGGAGAAGTATGCTGTCCAGACTTGTGGATATTGTTCAGAGGTGCAAGTGGGGCCTAAAGGTCATAGGGTAAGGAATTGCCAAGCTTTTAAACACCAGATGAGGGATGGGCAACATGCATGGCAAGAGGCAACAGTTGATGATTTAATTCCTCCAGTGTATGTGTGGCACGTTCGAGATGGGCAGCGTGGTGAGTTGCTTGTTAATGGTTTGAAGAGGTACTATGGGATGTTGCCTGCAGTGGTTGAACTTTTTGCTCAAGCTGGGGCATATGTGGGTGATCATTATGCAGGTGTCATGAGAGAAGATGTTGCAGTTCCTGATTTGGATGAAGAAAAGTTGGTTGTGTAA